In a single window of the Nicotiana tomentosiformis chromosome 8, ASM39032v3, whole genome shotgun sequence genome:
- the LOC104096314 gene encoding large ribosomal subunit protein eL43, whose product MTKRTKKAGIVGKYGTRYGASLRKQIKKMEVSQHSKYFCEFCGKYAVKRKAVGIWGCKDCGKVKAGGAYTLNTASAVTVRSTIRRLREQTES is encoded by the exons ATG ACTAAGAGGACCAAGAAGGCTGGAATAGTTGGAAAGTATG GTACCCGTTATGGTGCCAGTCTGCGTAAGCAGATTAAGAAGATGGAGGTTAGCCAGCATAGCAAGTACTTCTGCGAGTTCTGTGGAAAG TATGCAGTAAAAAGGAAAGCAGTGGGAATTTGGGGCTGCAAAGATTGCGGCAAAGTGAAAGCTGGTGGTGCTTACACATTGAA CACTGCAAGTGCGGTTACAGTTAGGAGTACAATCCGAAGACTGAGGGAGCAGACTGAGAGTTAG
- the LOC104096313 gene encoding uncharacterized protein, with protein sequence MHQQNLEVQIGQEQDCDLQIPIPKQSIPSENFSKINLQIKIPSPDSSTNQIHIINEPFCQNQSPNKTLLSTPHKRPIMSQNSNLNHSPTHQSHFKVPILKSNNSSKNQSFLCPCSVPVLVATKRITLKLIHHSCHVSWIRVHLKLFILLSLPSLYLLTSTHSWGSFLYFLFIITAIIIAFFVISLCVALPCVPSIRTFLARTLSFNLHSSPTASKSRPSVVWSIGSKPKPERKPISGCWVQVYSNGDVYEGEFHKGKCSGSGVYYYRLSGRYEGDWIDGKYDGYGVETWTKGSRYRGQYRQGLRHGVGMYRSYTGDLYAGEWCNGQCHGSGVHTCEDGSSYTGEFKWGIKHGLGRYHFRNGDAYAGEYFADKMHGFGVYHFGNGHRYEGAWHEGKRQGFGIYTFRTGETQSGHWQNGILNVSTSLGALPGSPSAVDHSKVLHAVQEARQASEKAINVTKVDERVKRAVTAANKSATAARVAAVKAVQNQIHHNRDSCHSPLAVV encoded by the exons ATGCATCAGCAAAATCTTGAAGTTCAGATAGGTCAAGAACAAGACTGTGACCTTCAAATCCCAATCCCAAAACAATCAATCCCATCAGaaaatttttccaaaattaatcTCCAAATCAAGATCCCATCACCAGATTCTTCAACCAATCAGATTCACATTATAAATGAACCCTTTTGCCAGAATCAATCACCAAACAAAACCCTTTTGTCAACACCTCATAAAAGGCCAATAATGTCTCAAAATTCCAATCTTAATCACTCTCCAACACATCAAAGCCATTTTAAAGTTCCAATCTTGAAGTCAAACAATTCTTCAAAAAATCAGTCTTTTTTATGTCCTTGTTCTGTTCCTGTGTTGGTAGCCACAAAAAGAATCACTCTGAAGCTGATTCATCACTCTTGTCATGTTTCTTGGATTAGAGTTCATTTGAAGCTTTTTATTTTGCTTTCTTTACCTTCACTTTACTTGTTGACTTCAACTCATTCTTGGGGTTCTTTTCTTtactttctttttattattaCTGCTATAATAATTGCTTTTTTTGTTATTTCACTTTGTGTAGCTCTCCCTTGTGTTCCTTCTATCCGTACATTTCTTGCTAGAACTTTGTCTTTTAATCTTCATTCATCACCTACTGCTTCAAAGTCTAGACCTTCAGTTGTTTGGTCAATAGGGTCAAAGCCTAAACCAGAAAGGAAGCCGATTTCAGGTTGTTGGGTGCAGGTTTATAGCAATGGTGATGTGTATGAGGGTGAATTTCATAAAGGGAAATGCTCAGGAAGTGGGGTTTATTACTATCGTTTGAGTGGGAGGTATGAGGGTGATTGGATAGATGGAAAGTATGATGGATACGGAGTTGAAACGTGGACGAAAGGGAGCCGGTATAGGGGGCAATATAGGCAAGGATTGAGACATGGAGTTGGGATGTATAGGTCTTATACAGGGGATTTGTATGCTGGGGAGTGGTGTAATGGTCAGTGTCATGGTTCTGGAGTTCATACTTGTGAAGATGGAAGCAGTTATACCGGAGAGTTTAAGTGGGGTATCAAACATGGATTGGGTCGTTACCATTTCAG AAACGGGGATGCATATGCTGGAGAGTATTTTGCGGATAAGATGCATGGTTTTGGAGTATACCATTTTGGAAATGGACATCGCTATGAAGGAGCGTGGCATGAGGGTAAGAGGCAAGGATTTGGCATTTATACTTTCAGAACTGGGGAAACTCAGTCTGGTCACTGGCAGAATGGGATTCTTAATGTTTCAACTAGTCTTGGTGCCCTCCCTGGATCTCCTTCTGCAGTCGACCATTCTAAAGTGCTTCATGCGGTCCAG GAAGCAAGACAAGCTTCTGAGAAAGCTATTAATGTGACAAAGGTGGATGAAAGAGTAAAACGAGCTGTTACAGCTGCCAACAAGTCCGCCACTGCAGCAAGAGTAGCAGCTGTGAAAGCTGTCCAAAACCAAATACATCACAACAGAGACAGTTGTCATTCGCCACTAGCAGTTGTGTAA
- the LOC138898033 gene encoding uncharacterized protein, producing MNSAIQDDYTDEQADVITVNAKAKNLLYNAISREEYEKISRCETAKEMWDKLEVTFEGTNKVKETRINLLVRGYELFQMKDGESVEEMFSRFSKILGDLKSFGRPIWSGEQVRKILKSLPTIWQPKVIALECQDLDKMSYNELRGDLIAFEKTHLDRQIQQEKKNIVAFKATVAKPKNEKEEEGGEQD from the exons ATGAATAGTGCTATTCAAG ATGATTATACTGATGAACAAGCTGATGTCATAACTGTGAATGCTAAAGCAAAAAACCTACTGTACAATGCTATCAGTAGAGAAGAGTATGAAAAGATCTCAAGATGTGAAACTGCTAAAGAAATGTGGGATAAATTGGAGGTCACGTTTGAAGGAACCAACAAGGTGAAGGAAACAAGAATTAATCTTCTTGTTCGTGGCTATGAGCTATTTCAAATGAAGGATGGAGAATCAGTGGAGGAAATGTTCTCCAGGTTCAGCAAAATCCTTGGAGATCTAAAATCTTTTGGTAGACCAATATGGAGCGGAGAGCAAGTTAGAAAGATTCTTAAAAGTCTTCCCACAATTTGGCAGCCCAAGGTTATTGCTCTGGAATGTCAGGATCTTGACAAAATGTCTTATAATGAACTTAGAGGTGATTTAATTGCCTTTGAGAAAACTCACTTGGACAGAcaaattcaacaagaaaagaagaaCATAGTAGCCTTTAAAGCAACTGTAGCTAaaccaaaaaatgaaaaagaagaggAAGGAGGAGAACAAGATTAA